One genomic window of Cellulophaga sp. Hel_I_12 includes the following:
- a CDS encoding DoxX family protein — METKLIKLLRYVLVAFYAFAGSYHFIHPDFYYGLIPAYVPYPESVNYISGFLELVLAIGVALPKTRVVAVKGIIVLLVLFIPSHVYFIQIGSCVETAFCVSPWIAWVRLLAIHPLFIFWAWSVRKTI, encoded by the coding sequence ATGGAAACTAAGCTGATAAAATTGTTGCGATATGTACTCGTTGCATTTTATGCCTTTGCGGGAAGTTATCATTTTATACATCCTGATTTTTATTACGGATTAATACCTGCTTATGTACCCTATCCAGAAAGTGTAAATTATATAAGTGGATTTTTAGAACTAGTGTTGGCTATTGGCGTAGCTTTGCCAAAAACAAGAGTAGTGGCCGTAAAAGGAATCATTGTTTTATTAGTCCTATTCATCCCTTCGCACGTTTATTTTATTCAAATAGGCTCTTGTGTTGAAACCGCTTTTTGTGTGTCACCATGGATTGCTTGGGTACGTTTACTAGCCATTCATCCTTTATTCATCTTTTGGGCTTGGTCCGTAAGAAAAACAATTTAA
- a CDS encoding RNA polymerase sigma factor: MQDKEQFEALILKHQGLVYKVARLYVDTPEDQSDLYQEIVYQLWKSISQFKGDAKISTWMYRVALNTAIAFLHQKKKRQHTTSSFELPEIIDDSSLEKEEQSKYLYKAIKQLSVVERGIVFLFLEGKSYREIATITGFSESNVGTRMLRIKKKLKELIPQ, translated from the coding sequence ATGCAGGATAAAGAACAATTTGAAGCACTTATTTTAAAACATCAAGGACTCGTGTATAAGGTAGCACGCTTGTATGTAGATACACCAGAAGATCAGAGCGATTTGTACCAAGAAATTGTATATCAGCTTTGGAAATCAATTTCACAGTTTAAAGGAGATGCGAAAATAAGTACATGGATGTATCGGGTGGCATTGAATACCGCAATTGCTTTTTTACATCAAAAAAAGAAACGACAGCATACCACTAGCAGCTTCGAATTGCCTGAGATTATCGATGATTCTTCTTTGGAAAAAGAGGAACAAAGCAAATACTTGTATAAGGCTATTAAGCAACTTTCGGTTGTAGAAAGGGGAATTGTATTTCTATTTCTAGAAGGGAAAAGTTACCGAGAAATTGCAACTATAACAGGTTTTTCAGAAAGTAATGTAGGCACTAGAATGTTACGAATCAAAAAGAAATTAAAAGAATTAATACCACAATAG